One Echinicola strongylocentroti DNA window includes the following coding sequences:
- a CDS encoding DUF6922 domain-containing protein, whose translation MFDYQKGKAIEIERVVQLGNMDDWLTIFNLYGYDGVREEIKEIPYLNPKDMNFVHIIFDLPLNELKCFKNSLSGERHWSN comes from the coding sequence ATATTTGATTACCAAAAAGGCAAGGCAATTGAAATAGAAAGGGTAGTCCAGCTTGGAAACATGGACGATTGGCTGACTATTTTCAACCTTTATGGATATGATGGTGTGAGGGAAGAAATTAAGGAAATCCCCTACCTCAATCCTAAAGACATGAATTTTGTACACATTATTTTTGATCTCCCATTGAATGAACTGAAATGTTTTAAAAATAGCCTATCAGGAGAGCGCCACTGGTCTAACTAA
- the mnmE gene encoding tRNA uridine-5-carboxymethylaminomethyl(34) synthesis GTPase MnmE — protein MSFSISEKADTIIALATPQGVGAIAVIRLSGKDAIKLTNEVFGGKNLEEQQSHTIHFGTIRDGERIVDEVLVSLFVAPKSFTKENVVEISTHGSSYIINQVIKLLIRKGARPAKPGEFTQRAFLNGQFDLAQAEAVADLIHSDSEASHQAALHQMRGGFSGEIKQLRDQLIHFASMIELELDFVEEDVEFASRDDLQQLVEKLLRVVEQLISSFDLGNVIKNGVPTVIAGKPNAGKSTLLNALLNEEKAIVSEIAGTTRDFIEDEINIGGVIFRFIDTAGLRETTDTIEAMGVSRTQEKMKTASLILYLFDLSDTDMVEINRDINKLENLGVPFVKVANKIDKATEGFITELKDKHPDTIFISAGQKENLEALRTNILDLVNLDKFKTGNTVVTNIRHYDSLVKTRESLLDVLNGIDAEITNDFLAMDIRRSLHFLGEITGEITTDDLLANIFSKFCIGK, from the coding sequence ATGAGTTTCTCCATCAGCGAAAAAGCAGATACCATCATTGCTTTGGCCACACCACAGGGAGTGGGTGCCATAGCCGTTATACGTCTGTCCGGCAAAGATGCCATCAAGCTTACCAATGAAGTGTTTGGTGGTAAGAACTTAGAGGAGCAACAAAGCCACACTATCCATTTTGGTACCATCAGAGATGGGGAAAGAATAGTCGATGAAGTACTGGTTTCATTATTTGTGGCACCCAAATCATTTACCAAAGAAAATGTCGTGGAGATCTCCACGCATGGCTCTTCTTATATCATTAACCAGGTCATCAAGCTGCTGATAAGAAAAGGTGCCCGGCCTGCCAAGCCCGGTGAATTTACGCAACGCGCATTTTTGAATGGACAATTTGACTTGGCTCAAGCTGAAGCAGTGGCTGACCTGATCCATTCGGACAGTGAAGCCTCCCACCAAGCAGCACTACATCAGATGCGAGGAGGCTTTAGTGGAGAGATCAAACAACTAAGGGATCAACTGATCCATTTTGCTTCCATGATCGAATTAGAGCTGGATTTTGTGGAGGAAGACGTGGAGTTTGCCAGTCGTGACGACCTACAGCAATTGGTAGAAAAGCTATTGAGAGTAGTGGAGCAGCTGATTAGCAGTTTTGACCTGGGTAACGTGATCAAAAATGGCGTGCCTACTGTTATCGCCGGAAAACCCAATGCAGGGAAGTCTACCTTACTAAATGCCCTACTCAACGAAGAAAAGGCCATTGTTTCAGAAATAGCTGGTACGACACGGGATTTTATAGAAGATGAAATTAATATTGGAGGGGTTATTTTTAGGTTTATCGATACGGCAGGACTACGAGAGACGACCGATACGATAGAAGCCATGGGCGTATCCAGGACACAGGAAAAGATGAAAACAGCTTCATTGATCCTTTATCTATTTGACCTTAGTGATACGGATATGGTGGAGATCAATAGGGACATCAATAAGTTGGAAAACCTGGGAGTTCCTTTTGTAAAGGTGGCCAATAAAATCGACAAAGCGACTGAGGGCTTTATCACCGAATTAAAAGATAAGCATCCGGATACCATTTTCATTTCAGCTGGTCAAAAGGAAAACCTGGAGGCGCTAAGGACCAATATTCTCGATTTGGTCAATTTGGATAAATTCAAGACAGGAAATACAGTGGTGACCAATATTCGCCACTATGATTCCCTAGTAAAAACCCGGGAGTCTTTATTGGATGTGCTTAACGGAATTGATGCTGAAATCACCAATGACTTCTTGGCCATGGACATTCGCAGGTCCTTGCACTTTTTAGGAGAAATCACCGGGGAAATTACTACCGATGATCTGTTGGCGAATATTTTCAGTAAGTTTTGTATCGGGAAGTAA
- a CDS encoding thioredoxin family protein translates to MKKSIMLMALLLIGSWSYAQEKSAIKWYSFEEATALSEENPKMLIVDVYTDWCGWCKKMDKETFTDDRVISYLNENFYAVKLDAENSKETFDFKGEEYTEASMARAMRVTSYPNFVIIDATMENITQLPGYRKPDAFISDLKATLQRFTGEE, encoded by the coding sequence ATGAAGAAATCAATCATGCTTATGGCTCTCCTACTTATAGGAAGCTGGAGTTATGCACAGGAAAAGTCAGCGATTAAATGGTATAGTTTTGAAGAAGCGACAGCCCTAAGTGAGGAAAACCCAAAAATGCTGATCGTGGATGTATATACCGACTGGTGCGGATGGTGCAAAAAAATGGATAAAGAAACTTTCACCGATGATCGAGTAATCAGCTATTTGAATGAAAATTTTTATGCGGTGAAGCTAGATGCAGAAAATTCCAAGGAGACGTTTGACTTTAAAGGGGAAGAATATACCGAAGCCAGTATGGCAAGGGCCATGCGCGTAACTTCCTACCCAAACTTTGTCATCATAGATGCTACAATGGAAAATATCACCCAACTTCCGGGATACAGGAAGCCAGACGCCTTTATCAGTGACCTAAAAGCCACACTTCAGCGGTTTACTGGCGAGGAGTAG
- a CDS encoding lactoylglutathione lyase family protein, with the protein MKYPKAFSHIGITVPDLQKAVKFYEEVMGWYVIMPPSVVKNEPETAIGQMCLDVFGPDWSSFEIAHLSTSDGIGIELFSFPSTAQHKVTFDPFKPGLFHFCIQDPDIEGLTEKIVAAGGKQRMPIRSYYPDDKPYRMVYVEDPFGVIFEIYTHSYELTYSSGAYSDKS; encoded by the coding sequence ATGAAGTATCCAAAAGCATTCTCTCACATCGGAATTACAGTTCCTGATCTACAGAAAGCTGTAAAATTCTATGAAGAAGTAATGGGATGGTATGTTATTATGCCACCGTCAGTAGTAAAAAACGAACCTGAAACGGCAATTGGACAAATGTGTCTTGATGTTTTTGGTCCAGATTGGTCGAGTTTTGAAATTGCCCATTTATCGACTTCTGATGGAATAGGCATTGAGTTGTTTTCTTTCCCATCTACGGCCCAGCACAAGGTGACGTTTGACCCTTTTAAACCCGGTTTGTTCCACTTTTGTATTCAAGATCCAGACATAGAAGGGCTCACAGAAAAAATTGTGGCTGCCGGAGGTAAACAAAGAATGCCCATACGGTCATATTACCCTGATGATAAGCCATATAGAATGGTTTATGTAGAAGATCCTTTTGGAGTAATATTTGAAATTTATACCCACAGTTACGAGCTTACCTATTCTTCAGGAGCCTATTCGGACAAGAGTTAA
- a CDS encoding efflux RND transporter permease subunit, whose translation MNKHTKDTEQKGIIAYMATHSLASNILMLLLVGGGIYTMFSIQKEVFPQFQLDFVNVSVVYPGAAPEEVEQGILMPVEEAIRGIQGIKEITSTANEGSAQISIELVAGTNRMKAFQDIDQAVNRIRTFPDDIEEPEVVLQDRQRDVMQISLYGNVDIWTLRKLGERLRNQLLSQPEITQVSLDNVPDYETRIEIPRHNLRKYQLTLGQVANLVDQSSRDVPAGAIETNSGEILLRMKERKQWAKEFGEINIASSPSGAQVKLRDIATITDGFEETGFHGQFNQTPAVSMEIFRVGDQSPLDIEELVNELLADFQLPPGVNYRIDSNRAEDYRERLSLLTENGLMAVVIVLVILALFLEYRLAFWVMIGMVISFIGGITFLPLIGVSVNMISMFGFLVVLGIVVDDAIVVGENVFEYRQKGYSIMEASIKGTKDVAQPVLFSILTTIIAFFPLLYIPGETGKFWWPLPAVVIVILSVSLIEALFILPSHLGHIKRRKKKGLILKLENYQGKFAKGFDWLIETYYHPFLDKCLEFKYITLSIAVGLLVVVGGYGLSDHMGIILMPEVAADEIEAGIRLPVGTTPDQAAAVAEEVTTATRKMFEEHNLYEVAEGVKTNVRGQNFIDVEIVMLPPDQRDITAREIIALWRDNIGDIRGVDQITFEAERGPGGARQAISVDLSHTDINVLEKASKAFVEKMNTFENTRDVSDNYNKGKIQYDFKLLPQGRNLGLTSSEVGRQVRNAFFGALAMRQLRGNNEVEIRVKLPLEERKDIRNLEDFIIRTEEGVEVPLMDVVEVVQQEAFTSINRRDGRRVVNVGMDVEPSNAVSRVLASINESVLPQLRADFPGLTWTFEGSQADMRESTDSLWGTFTMALLLIYALLALAFGNYTQPFIVMAAIPFGVVGAVIGHILLGYDLSLVSLMGMIALAGVVVNDSLIMVDFANKRRKEMSAFDAIHEAGLRRFRPIVLTTLTTFGGLTPIILETSSQAFYLIPMAISLGFGIVFATSIILVIVPCLYLSLEDVKLFFRKGLS comes from the coding sequence TTGAACAAACACACGAAAGATACCGAACAAAAAGGGATCATTGCCTATATGGCCACCCATTCCCTTGCTTCCAACATCCTGATGTTGCTATTGGTAGGTGGAGGGATCTACACCATGTTCAGTATCCAAAAAGAAGTGTTCCCCCAGTTCCAGCTAGATTTTGTGAATGTCTCCGTAGTGTATCCTGGTGCGGCACCCGAAGAAGTAGAACAGGGTATATTAATGCCAGTGGAAGAAGCCATCCGGGGCATACAAGGAATCAAGGAGATCACCTCCACGGCCAATGAAGGGTCGGCCCAGATCAGCATCGAGCTGGTGGCGGGCACCAATCGTATGAAAGCCTTTCAGGACATCGACCAAGCGGTAAACCGCATCCGTACTTTTCCGGATGACATTGAAGAGCCAGAAGTGGTCCTCCAAGACCGGCAGCGGGACGTCATGCAGATTTCTCTTTATGGAAATGTGGATATCTGGACACTCCGCAAACTAGGTGAACGGTTAAGAAACCAACTTCTAAGCCAGCCAGAGATCACCCAAGTCAGCCTGGATAATGTCCCAGACTATGAGACGAGGATAGAAATTCCCCGCCACAATCTGAGAAAATATCAGCTTACCCTAGGCCAAGTAGCCAATCTAGTAGACCAGTCCAGTAGAGATGTGCCTGCCGGCGCTATCGAAACCAACTCCGGGGAAATCCTCCTCCGAATGAAGGAAAGAAAACAGTGGGCCAAGGAATTTGGTGAAATCAATATAGCTTCCTCACCTTCGGGTGCACAGGTGAAGCTCCGGGATATAGCCACGATTACTGATGGTTTTGAAGAAACGGGATTTCATGGTCAATTTAACCAGACTCCAGCCGTCAGCATGGAAATATTCCGTGTAGGAGACCAGTCTCCATTGGATATAGAAGAGCTTGTAAATGAGTTGTTGGCAGATTTTCAATTGCCTCCAGGTGTAAATTACCGGATTGATAGCAACAGGGCCGAAGACTACAGGGAGCGTCTTTCCCTGCTTACAGAGAACGGCTTAATGGCTGTGGTGATTGTTTTAGTGATTTTAGCTTTGTTTTTGGAATACCGCTTGGCATTTTGGGTAATGATAGGAATGGTCATTTCCTTTATCGGCGGCATTACTTTCTTACCGCTCATCGGAGTGAGTGTAAACATGATCTCGATGTTTGGGTTTCTTGTTGTGCTGGGCATTGTGGTGGATGATGCCATTGTGGTAGGTGAGAATGTCTTTGAATACCGACAAAAGGGATACAGCATCATGGAGGCCTCTATCAAAGGCACCAAAGACGTGGCCCAGCCCGTTTTGTTCAGCATACTTACGACAATCATTGCCTTTTTCCCGCTGTTGTATATTCCAGGGGAAACAGGCAAATTTTGGTGGCCATTGCCAGCAGTGGTGATTGTCATCCTCAGTGTATCCCTCATTGAAGCGCTTTTTATCCTTCCCTCCCATTTGGGACATATCAAACGGCGAAAGAAAAAAGGCCTTATTCTAAAATTGGAAAATTACCAAGGCAAATTCGCCAAAGGATTTGACTGGTTAATCGAGACATATTACCATCCATTCTTGGATAAATGCCTGGAGTTTAAATACATCACATTAAGCATTGCCGTAGGCTTATTGGTGGTAGTAGGTGGCTACGGACTCAGCGATCATATGGGGATTATCTTGATGCCTGAAGTAGCAGCAGATGAAATAGAAGCTGGAATAAGGCTTCCAGTGGGCACCACCCCAGATCAAGCAGCTGCCGTGGCAGAGGAAGTAACCACGGCTACCAGAAAGATGTTTGAAGAGCATAACCTGTACGAAGTGGCCGAAGGAGTAAAGACCAATGTCAGGGGCCAAAACTTCATCGATGTGGAAATCGTCATGCTTCCACCAGACCAGCGAGACATCACCGCTCGGGAGATCATCGCCCTCTGGCGGGACAATATCGGCGACATCCGTGGTGTGGACCAGATCACTTTTGAAGCAGAGCGCGGACCGGGGGGAGCACGTCAAGCGATCAGTGTAGACCTGAGCCATACTGACATCAACGTGCTGGAAAAAGCAAGCAAGGCTTTTGTGGAAAAGATGAATACCTTCGAAAACACCCGAGACGTAAGTGATAACTATAACAAAGGAAAGATCCAATATGACTTCAAACTATTGCCCCAAGGCCGAAACCTAGGGCTTACCTCCTCTGAAGTAGGGCGACAGGTTCGAAATGCATTTTTTGGCGCCTTGGCCATGCGGCAACTAAGAGGAAATAACGAAGTGGAAATACGAGTAAAACTGCCCTTGGAGGAACGTAAGGATATCAGAAACCTAGAAGACTTTATCATCAGAACAGAAGAGGGCGTAGAAGTTCCCCTAATGGATGTGGTAGAGGTGGTTCAGCAAGAAGCATTTACCTCCATCAATCGCCGAGATGGTCGTCGTGTGGTCAATGTAGGCATGGATGTAGAACCCTCCAATGCAGTCAGTCGTGTATTGGCCTCCATTAATGAAAGCGTCCTTCCCCAACTACGTGCAGATTTTCCTGGACTCACCTGGACATTTGAAGGAAGTCAGGCTGACATGCGCGAATCCACTGATTCCCTGTGGGGAACCTTTACCATGGCCCTGCTACTTATTTACGCACTTTTGGCACTAGCTTTCGGTAATTACACCCAGCCATTCATTGTCATGGCGGCCATTCCGTTTGGAGTAGTGGGGGCAGTAATTGGTCACATATTACTTGGCTACGATCTTTCGCTGGTAAGCTTGATGGGAATGATAGCCTTGGCTGGTGTAGTAGTAAACGATTCTCTGATCATGGTGGACTTTGCCAATAAGAGACGAAAAGAAATGTCAGCTTTTGATGCTATCCATGAAGCGGGGCTCCGGCGGTTTAGACCTATCGTCTTGACCACATTGACCACATTTGGCGGCCTCACCCCTATCATTCTTGAAACCTCCAGCCAAGCATTTTATTTGATTCCTATGGCCATTTCACTCGGCTTCGGTATCGTGTTTGCCACTTCCATAATCCTGGTAATCGTTCCGTGTCTTTACCTTTCGCTGGAAGATGTTAAACTCTTTTTCAGAAAAGGGCTGTCTTAA
- a CDS encoding efflux RND transporter periplasmic adaptor subunit: protein MNNKKTIFISAGILASSALVVFLIFFTEPTAKSEGATKITAMLVSVEEVSSGTFVPEFITTGTVQAVDNISLSAQVSGEVIERMNEFIPGGLVRKGEVLLKINPADYHNQLALRKSELAQAETNLQIEMGRQNIAEQDLALISGDTLSDKEQSLVLRKPQLASIKAQIQSAKAAVDQATLNLQRTVIKAPFDAQVITQNVTLGSQIALGDDLGRLVGTEAYWVQITLPVRDLKWLNFPTGSEEIGDTVKIRNTSSWEPEEYRIGYLYRQIGALDPQTRLARIILRVPDPLGYKSSNYKPQLLIDEFVEVDINGKPIEGVVRLNRDYLRSNETVWVMENEKLSIRHVQIKLMDAHYAYISQGLKDGEKVVTTNISTVTDGVPLRVEQDTTTNTKAP, encoded by the coding sequence ATGAACAATAAAAAGACGATATTCATTTCCGCTGGAATATTGGCATCTTCGGCATTAGTGGTTTTTCTGATATTTTTTACCGAACCGACAGCCAAAAGCGAAGGAGCGACAAAAATCACGGCCATGCTGGTCAGTGTAGAAGAAGTCAGCAGTGGTACTTTTGTGCCAGAATTCATCACTACCGGAACGGTACAGGCCGTAGATAATATCAGTTTGAGTGCACAAGTAAGCGGTGAGGTAATCGAGCGGATGAATGAATTTATTCCTGGAGGTCTGGTAAGAAAAGGTGAAGTTTTGCTAAAAATCAATCCAGCCGACTACCATAACCAGCTTGCCCTAAGGAAAAGTGAATTGGCACAGGCCGAGACCAATTTGCAGATCGAAATGGGAAGGCAAAACATTGCCGAGCAAGACCTCGCTCTGATCAGTGGCGACACCCTTTCGGACAAGGAACAGTCACTGGTCTTGCGCAAACCACAGCTAGCATCCATTAAAGCCCAGATCCAATCTGCCAAAGCTGCTGTAGACCAGGCTACTCTAAATCTACAGCGGACAGTGATCAAAGCTCCATTTGATGCCCAGGTCATTACACAAAACGTTACGCTAGGATCCCAGATCGCCTTAGGTGATGATTTGGGGAGATTGGTGGGGACTGAAGCCTACTGGGTGCAGATCACTCTCCCAGTAAGGGACCTTAAATGGCTCAATTTCCCCACCGGTTCGGAAGAAATAGGTGATACGGTAAAAATCAGAAACACCAGTTCCTGGGAGCCTGAAGAATACCGTATCGGATACTTGTACAGGCAAATAGGAGCACTAGATCCCCAGACACGTTTGGCTAGAATCATCTTAAGGGTGCCGGATCCATTGGGTTATAAATCAAGCAACTATAAGCCACAACTACTAATAGATGAATTTGTAGAAGTCGATATCAATGGCAAGCCCATAGAGGGAGTGGTAAGGCTAAACAGGGATTACCTCAGGAGCAATGAAACCGTTTGGGTCATGGAAAATGAAAAGCTCTCCATCCGTCATGTCCAAATCAAGCTGATGGACGCCCATTATGCCTATATTTCCCAAGGGCTAAAAGATGGAGAAAAAGTGGTAACGACCAATATCAGCACGGTAACCGACGGCGTACCGCTAAGGGTAGAACAGGACACAACCACCAATACGAAAGCACCTTGA
- a CDS encoding TolC family protein: MQQLYSNDQKFSIPFVCSLFLLLGVSLFFTHCTPKINTYEPPIDDPKGFSPSGQDSLALHWWESFDDPELNRLMDSSFSHNMNLINIWYQLQEATSVRKMQSTFLLPDIEGSAQTAISRPQPDFAGGENTQIGVSANYEIDLWGRIKAGLQAEDFRLQASYYDYQAAAMTLSSQITTTWFQLITAKKQLNLAQEQIAINEKIIQLIKVRFGAGQIKGVDILRQQQLVEEAKNQKLIYETDLAVLKNQLAVLTGVPPQNFHITAKDSLPELPPHPQTGLPLDLVRRRPDIQRAYNNLLAADRDMAVAVRNKFPRLSFNLSGQTRSNTYPELFNDWAYTLGANLVAPLLYWGRLRAEVDRAEAVKNQQLYNYGQSILMAFQEVENALIREKKQAERLKVIDKRITMAKKVQRQLQNEYINGFIEYLDILVALDEQQQLEREKIQLKQQLFESRIALYRALAGNFDLEFENETQAANQNINEQ, encoded by the coding sequence ATGCAGCAATTGTATAGCAATGACCAAAAATTTTCTATCCCATTCGTATGCAGCTTGTTCCTGCTGCTGGGCGTCAGCTTATTTTTCACCCATTGTACCCCCAAAATAAACACATACGAACCACCTATTGACGATCCTAAGGGGTTTTCGCCGTCAGGTCAGGACAGCTTGGCCCTTCATTGGTGGGAGTCTTTTGATGACCCGGAGCTAAACAGGCTGATGGACAGTTCTTTTTCTCATAATATGAACTTGATCAATATATGGTATCAGCTTCAAGAGGCCACATCGGTCAGGAAAATGCAATCTACCTTCCTCCTTCCTGACATAGAGGGCAGTGCCCAAACGGCTATTAGCCGGCCTCAGCCTGACTTTGCAGGAGGAGAGAATACCCAAATAGGTGTATCTGCCAATTATGAAATCGATCTATGGGGAAGGATAAAGGCTGGTCTGCAGGCGGAGGATTTTAGGTTGCAGGCTTCCTATTATGATTACCAGGCAGCTGCCATGACACTTTCTTCCCAAATCACAACAACATGGTTTCAGCTGATCACAGCCAAGAAGCAGCTGAACCTTGCCCAAGAGCAAATTGCCATCAATGAAAAAATCATCCAATTAATAAAGGTACGTTTTGGTGCAGGGCAAATTAAAGGAGTGGACATCCTTCGGCAACAGCAGCTGGTGGAAGAGGCCAAGAACCAAAAGCTCATTTATGAAACAGACCTTGCCGTGCTAAAGAACCAGCTGGCAGTGCTTACAGGAGTACCACCCCAAAACTTCCATATTACTGCCAAAGACAGCCTTCCTGAACTCCCGCCACATCCACAAACAGGTCTTCCCTTGGATTTGGTAAGGAGAAGACCTGATATCCAGCGGGCTTACAATAACCTCTTGGCAGCAGACAGGGACATGGCGGTGGCCGTGAGAAATAAGTTTCCGCGATTGTCCTTTAACCTATCTGGCCAGACACGTTCAAACACCTACCCGGAGCTTTTTAATGATTGGGCCTATACCTTGGGAGCCAATTTGGTGGCACCACTTCTCTACTGGGGAAGGCTGCGTGCCGAAGTGGACCGGGCTGAAGCCGTAAAAAACCAGCAACTGTATAATTATGGACAGTCCATATTGATGGCTTTCCAAGAAGTAGAAAATGCATTGATACGGGAGAAAAAGCAGGCTGAAAGATTAAAAGTAATCGATAAACGAATCACCATGGCCAAAAAGGTCCAGCGGCAATTGCAAAATGAATACATTAATGGCTTCATCGAATACCTGGATATATTGGTAGCCCTAGATGAACAGCAACAACTGGAGCGGGAAAAAATCCAGCTGAAGCAGCAATTGTTTGAGTCCAGAATTGCACTATACAGGGCATTGGCAGGAAATTTTGACCTGGAATTTGAAAATGAAACCCAAGCAGCTAACCAGAACATAAATGAACAATAA
- a CDS encoding endonuclease/exonuclease/phosphatase family protein, giving the protein MKCLYATLFLLILSFQLPAQQLSDTLKIISYNLRFGERASMEEFAEYIKAQDADLVALQEVDIKTFRERAPQQNGKDFIGELAHMTGMFAAFGKTIDYAGGYYGIGILSKYPMSATERILLPFTDNGKEQRALLVANIELANDKTIAFASTHLDYTNTEERQLQVNLINEILLSKSIPVLIGGDFNARPASIEISEGMSSWSLLDNQEPTSPAKEAKYKIDYIFGYPKTSWKLLSAPTQTSLLSDHLPVVAEVKVIW; this is encoded by the coding sequence ATGAAATGCCTTTATGCCACTTTATTTTTGCTGATATTATCTTTTCAGCTTCCAGCCCAACAGCTGTCAGATACCCTAAAAATCATCAGCTATAACCTCCGTTTTGGAGAGCGTGCTTCCATGGAGGAGTTTGCCGAATATATCAAAGCCCAAGATGCCGATTTGGTCGCCTTACAGGAGGTGGACATCAAGACATTTCGTGAAAGGGCACCACAACAAAACGGCAAGGACTTTATAGGAGAATTGGCCCATATGACCGGAATGTTTGCGGCCTTTGGGAAGACCATCGATTATGCGGGTGGATATTATGGTATTGGCATATTGTCCAAGTATCCCATGTCAGCAACGGAAAGAATCCTTTTGCCCTTTACTGATAATGGCAAGGAGCAACGTGCCCTTCTTGTGGCCAATATTGAATTGGCCAACGATAAGACCATTGCCTTTGCCAGCACGCACTTGGACTACACCAACACTGAAGAACGCCAACTCCAAGTGAACCTGATCAATGAAATTCTCCTGAGCAAGTCCATTCCCGTACTTATTGGTGGTGATTTTAATGCCCGTCCTGCCTCCATCGAAATCAGCGAGGGTATGTCCTCATGGTCACTGCTGGACAATCAGGAACCGACCTCCCCGGCCAAGGAAGCCAAATACAAGATCGACTATATCTTTGGTTACCCCAAAACCAGCTGGAAGTTACTTTCTGCTCCCACCCAAACTTCCCTTCTCTCCGATCACCTCCCCGTGGTCGCTGAGGTGAAGGTCATTTGGTAA
- a CDS encoding endonuclease/exonuclease/phosphatase family protein, whose product MNSLFVTTLLWLCWTLLPLERSSINTAQQGNSTLKVMSYNVKYCAPYKSSTPDLDSIARIIRHTDADIVFMQEIDRNTTRSGKVNQLELLSQKTGLNYHFYGEAISYQGGETGLGILSRYPMTDQEIHHLPRVELEGRYVSYRILMTAVTKVEQQHLTIANTHMELTLENRELQVPAIDSVLSAAPYPVIFGGDFNATPDGPTITSFFERGFNSACPGNAPQCFTIPSREPNRTLDYILYRPRTELGIKSHEVLHTEASDHLPIITTFELKSKP is encoded by the coding sequence ATGAATTCACTATTTGTCACGACCTTACTTTGGTTGTGCTGGACATTGCTCCCACTTGAACGCTCGTCAATAAATACTGCCCAACAGGGAAATAGCACCTTAAAAGTGATGAGCTATAATGTAAAATACTGTGCTCCGTATAAGAGCAGCACGCCTGACCTGGATTCTATTGCACGGATCATCAGGCACACTGATGCGGATATTGTGTTTATGCAGGAAATCGACCGGAACACTACCCGTAGCGGAAAGGTCAACCAACTGGAGCTATTATCCCAAAAAACCGGGCTAAATTATCATTTCTATGGTGAAGCCATTTCTTATCAAGGTGGGGAAACGGGGCTGGGTATATTGTCCCGTTATCCCATGACTGATCAGGAGATCCATCACTTGCCCCGTGTAGAACTGGAAGGAAGATACGTCAGCTACCGCATCCTGATGACAGCGGTCACTAAGGTAGAGCAGCAACACCTTACCATAGCCAATACACACATGGAGCTGACATTGGAAAATAGGGAACTGCAAGTTCCGGCGATTGACAGTGTGCTTTCCGCCGCTCCTTATCCGGTGATCTTTGGGGGAGATTTTAATGCCACTCCGGACGGGCCAACGATTACTTCCTTCTTCGAAAGGGGCTTTAATAGCGCTTGTCCCGGTAATGCACCCCAGTGTTTTACCATTCCCTCCCGTGAGCCAAATCGTACATTGGACTATATCCTTTATAGGCCACGGACGGAATTGGGCATTAAGTCACATGAAGTGCTCCACACAGAGGCTTCGGATCACTTGCCTATTATCACTACATTTGAACTAAAGTCAAAACCATAA